CCGAGCGCGATCGCGCCGCCGTTCGGATTCACGCGCTCGGGATTCGGTCCGCACGCCTTCTGCCAGGCGAGGACGACCGACGCGAAGGCCTCGTTCACCTCGAACGTATCCATCTGCTGGATCTTGAGGCCGGTCTGCGCGAGCACCTTCTGGGTCGCGGGGATCGGCCCCTTCAACATCGTCACCGGATCGACGCCGACGAGCGTGGTCGTGACGATGCGGGCGCGCGGCCTGAGGCCCGAGCGCTTCACCCGCTCCGGCGACGCGAGCAGCACCGCGGAGGCGCCGTCGGAGACCTGCGACGACGTACCGGCGGTGTGGACGCCGTTCGGCTCGACCGGCTTCAACGCCGCGAGCTTCTCCATCGACGTCGCGCGGAGACCCTCGTCGCGCGACACGGTGCGCTTCTCGCCCGTCGGCTTCCCGTCCTCGGCCAGGACGGGCGCTTCGAGCGGAACGACCTCGCGCGTGAAGCGGCCCTCCTCCCACGCCTTGATCGCCTTCTCCTGGCTCTGGAGACCGAAGCGATCGGTGTCTTCGCGCGTGATGCCGAACTCCTTCGCGATCATCTCCGCGCCTTGGAACTGCGAGGCGAACGCGAAGTGATCCTTGTACGACGGCGGCAGCGGATGCCCACCGGCCATGTTCGAGCCGAGCGGCACGCGGGTCATCATCTCGACACCGCACGCCAGAACCAGATCCTCGATGCCGGCACCGATGAGGCCCGCCGCGAGCGACGTCGCCTGCTGCGAGGAGCCGCACTGG
This is a stretch of genomic DNA from Candidatus Eisenbacteria bacterium. It encodes these proteins:
- a CDS encoding steroid 3-ketoacyl-CoA thiolase, with the protein product MQEVFIVEAVRSPIGRRKGGLAGLHPGSLLGAVQKACVGRAKLDPREIGQIIGGCVSQVGEQSFNLARSAWLAQGLPLEVPATTIDSQCGSSQQATSLAAGLIGAGIEDLVLACGVEMMTRVPLGSNMAGGHPLPPSYKDHFAFASQFQGAEMIAKEFGITREDTDRFGLQSQEKAIKAWEEGRFTREVVPLEAPVLAEDGKPTGEKRTVSRDEGLRATSMEKLAALKPVEPNGVHTAGTSSQVSDGASAVLLASPERVKRSGLRPRARIVTTTLVGVDPVTMLKGPIPATQKVLAQTGLKIQQMDTFEVNEAFASVVLAWQKACGPNPERVNPNGGAIALGHPTGCTGARLITTALHELERTGGRYGLIAMCCGGGLGTGTIIERL